GACCCGGCCCGGAGGGCGTCGGGTCCGGCCGGCACCTACGGCGGAGCCCACCGGGCGCCATCACGTACGGGGGAGCCGGCCCATGACGGACCGGCTCCCCCTCACACCTGCTGTCCCGCCCGTTCCCGGCAGGTCCCGTGGTCGGTCAGCGCGTCAGCGCCACCACTGGACCGCCTTCTGGGCGTTGATGATGCCGGCCCCGTAGAAGCCGTTGTCGTTCTCGCCGCCCTCGCAGGTGGCGGCCCAGGCACCGGCGCCGCCCGGGTTGTACGGGACGGTCGGGCAGGCGTGCGACTCGGCCTGGTTGAGCAGCAGCTCGGTCAGCTCCTCCGGGTCGGCCCAGGGGAAGGTGCTGGCGAGCAGCGCCACCACGCCGGTGGTGTGCGGGGACGCCATCGAGGTGCCCTGCTTGTAGCCGTAGCCGCCGCCGGTGACGGTGGACAGCACCCGGCCGTTCTTGTCCGGGGTGTCCGGGAGCTGGTAGCGCGCGTCGCCGCCGGGAGCGGCCACCGTGGCCACGCCCTTGCCGTAGCTGGAGTAGTAGGACTTCTCGCCGTTGACGCCTACGGAGGTGGTGACGATCACGCCCGGCAGCTCGGTCGGCAGGGACAGGCAGCTCTGGTCGACCGGGCGGGTGCCCGGGGTGGTGTCGTCCGGGCTGCTGGTGTCGACGGTCTTGTGGGCCAGGTCGATGTTCTCGTTGCCGGCCGCGGCGACGTTGAGCACGCCGTTGCGCTGCGAGAAGGCCACCGCCCGGCGGACGGCGGTGGTGATCGCCGCCTGGTCCGGGTCGTTCTTGCAGTTGAACAGCCACGGGTCGATGTAGTAGCTGTTGTTGGTCACCTTGAAGTGGTGCTCACCCGCCCAGACGAAGCCGCAGATCGCGTACTCGGGGTAGATGAACCCGCCGTCGTCGACGACCTTGACCGAGGCCAGCCGGACGTTCGGGGCGATACCCACGATGCCCTTGCCGTTCTTGGCCGCGGCGATCGTCCCGGCGACGTGCGTACCGTGGTCGCTGGTGGTCGGCTGCCAGGCCTGCCAGGCGGTGTTGGGCTTGCCGCCGTCGATGCAGGACACCGACTGCGAGGCGTCCACGTTGGCGGCGAGGTCCTCGTGGGTGGCCTCGATGCCGGAGTCCAGGACGCCCACCGTGACGTCACGGCTGCCGAGCGAGATCTTGTGGGCCTTGTCCACGCCGATCTGGCGCATGTCCCACTGGTTGGCCTCCAGCGGCTCGCTGCCGTCCGTCGGCGCGGCGGCCGGGGCGGTGGCCGCCTCGGTGGTCTCGACGTCGCTCTGCAGGATGCCGGCCGTCCGGCTGGCGCCGACCGAGTCGACGCCCTTGGCCGGGCGGAGCTTGGCCGCGAACTGGGTGTCGGTGGAGCGGGCGATCACCACGCCGATCTGCTCGTACGACTGGACCACCGTGCCGCCGAGGGCGCCGATCGCCTGTTCCACCTTCTGCACCTGGCCGTGGTTGGCCTTGGTGTTGACCACGTAGCTGATCAGCGGCCCGGTCGTGCCGGCGGCCGCGGGGGTGGCCGCGGCGGCCGCGGCGGCCGGCAGCGCGAGTGCGCCGGCCGTGGCGAGGGTGAGACCCACCACCGCGAGCCGGGTCGGGCGTATCCGCTGAACTCTCATAGGGGTTGACCCTCCGGAGACTCGGATGCACCTGCTGGTTGGCTGGTGCACGGGAATGATCGGGACGTTAGTGAACAGGCGTCGCAATCCGCAAGAGGTTGACACGTCCCCACCACATTCCGGCCACATGGCAGGGCGCACGGTCCGGGTCGACCGGACCGTGCGCCCAACTCTCCGTACTGCCGGCCCCGTCGGGCGCTCCCACGATTCCCCGGGGGCCGCTCCCGTCAGGAGTTGAACAGATCTCCGTAGGTCGCCATCGCGGTCGCGATGTCGGCCTGCGCCCAGAACCGGTGGTAGGTGAAGACCGGGGCCGGGCCGCCGTTCAGGTAGTCCTGCACCTTGGCGAAGGACGGGTCGTTCTTGTACCAGGAGCGGATCGACAGGAAGGTGGACGAGGAGTTGACCGCGTCACCGTCGGGCATGGTGCCCGTCCAGCCGGAGGGCACCGACAGGGAGTCGGCGAACCGGCTGTAGTCCGTGCGGGTCTCGGGCACCGCGATGCCCAGCGCGTCCTGGCTGTTGCCCCACATGCCGTCGAGCAGCTTCTGCGCGGCCGTCTTCGCCGCCGCGCTGCCGGACTTGGCCGCGTAGTAGGAGAGCAGCTTGGCGTACGAGCCCGCCACGCCGACGTCCTTGGTGTAGTCCACGACGCTCACGTGCAGGCCCGTGTTGGCGCCCGGCGCGGTGGCGTTCCAGCTGTCCGGCTTGCCGGTCCAGGCCAGCGTGGACGGGATCTGGTAGCTGCCGTCCGCGTTGAAGGTGGTCTTGGACAGCGCCCAGCTCACCCACTTGTCCAGCACGGCCTTGGCCTTGGTGTCACCGCTCGCGTAGTAGTACTCCGCGACCCGCTCCATGCCCCAGGCCTGGAACCCGAACCACTGGTTGCTCGGCGGGTCGTGGTAGACCGGCGCCTCGTCGTAGTACATCCCGTAGAAGGTGGGCGTACCGGTCGGCGGGGTCGCGTAGCTGCCTTCCCAACTGTTGGTCGCACCACCGGAGATGGCGCCTTCGCTGGACTGCAGCCACTGGATGAACTCCATCTGCCGGCCCAGGCTGGTGGTCCAGTCCGTCTTGCCGGTGGCCGACTTGGGCGCCAGTGCGGCGTCGTTGACCAGGGCGTAGGCCGCCATCGGGTTCTGGTAGCCGCCGTGTGCGGCGCTGTCGCCGATCCGCCAGGCCCAGCCGGCGTTGGTGTCGCTCGCCCCGCCCCAGGCGTAGTACCAGGAGAGCAGGTAGTGCGAGGAGTCCTTGCCGGAGCCGGCCGCGCACGCGCTCGGACCGACGCAGTTGCCGATCTTCTTGAAGTACTTGTCGTACATCGCGTAGCGCAGGTAGTCGCCCATCTTGCCGGCCTTGGCGACCGTGCCGGCCACCGTCGCGCCGTTGCCCTGCGCCTTGGCCCAGGTGTCCGCCCAGTAGGCGGCCTGGATGGCCCGGGCGTCCGCGTCCGGCGCGTCGGTGTACTTCCACTGCTTGGCGTACGAGGAGTCCTTGACGAACAGGTCCAGGTAGCCGTTCTTGCCGCCGTAGGCGAACTTGTCGCAGGTCGGCTGGGGGATGGTCTCCCAGACCGACTCCTGCGCGCCGCGCTGGTAGGTGTTGATGTAGGACGGCCCGGTGTCGGTCGGCCCGGCCTCGCACTTGCCCGGCGCGTTGCCGTAGCCGTACACGTTGTCGACGTCCTGCAGCCAGTGCATGCCGTAGATGTCACTGGTGCCGTAGGTGCTGCTGAGCTCGGCCGCGATCGGGTCCTGGCCCGCCGTCACCGAGGTGTCCAGCTGCGCCGGGTAGTCGCTCGGCAGCGGACGTTCGGGGGCGTAGGTGGCGGGCTTGGCGGCGTTGTAGAAGCTGTTGGTGGGCTGGTCCGCGTGGGTGGGGATCATGTACGTCTCCATGAGCGTCCACGCCGCGTTGAACTTCGTCCAGTCCTTGGTGACCCGGCCGTACTGGGCCTCCAGCCAGATCAGGTAGCTGTACGCCTCCGAGGTGGTCTCGTGCCCCTGGTCGGGGGCCTCCACCAGCAGCGTCTCCACCGAGTGGTACGGGATGCCCTCGGGTGAGAAGTAGCCGTTCGCCGGGTCCTTGATCTTGTTGTAGAGCTGCAGGAACCGGTCGTTGTACACCCCGCTGGCGGCGGCCAGCTCGGTCACCGTGACGGTCGAGGCCGTGTGGCCCGGGGCCGTGGAGGTGAAGGTCGCCGAGCCGGTGCCGGTGGCGTCCGCGGTCAGCGTGACGGTCTGCGGGGTGGACCAGTTGGCCGGGGTGAAGGTCAGCGTCGCGCCCCCGGTGACCGACAGTCCGGTGTTTCCGGCCGTACGGGCGGTGGTGACGGTGACGTTGGCCGCCGGCTGGGCCGAGAGCTTCAGGGCGAAGGTGCCGGTCTTGCCCTGGGCCACCGACACGGCGGAAGGCACCGCCGAGACGGCCGGCCCGGCCGCCACGGTGATGCCGGCCGGCGCCGACTCCCCGGTCGCGCCGGTGCTGTCGAACGCCTTGGCGTAGACCGAGTGGCTGCCCGCCGCGGCGCCGGTCCAGGTGTAGCTGTACGGGGCGGTGGTGTCGCTGCCCAGCAGGGTGGTGTTGTCGTAGAAATCGACCCGGCTGATGGTCGCGCCGTCGGAGGCCGAGGCGGTCGCGGTGATCGGCACGGCCGCCCCGGCGGCGTAACTCGCCCCGGCCGCCGGGCTGGTGAGCGTGGTGACCGGCGCCTGGTGGGCACCGGTGCAGGTGGTGCCGTTGACGGCGAACGCGGTGGGCGCCGCGTTGGTGCCGCTGTAGGCGAAGTTGGCGCCGGCCGTGGCCGAGCCGCCGGGTGCGATGGTGGCGTTGTACGACAGGTTGGTGACGCTGACGTTCTTGCCGCTCTGGCTCCAGGTGCCGTTCCAGCCGGTGCCGGAGAGGGTCTGGTTGCCGGTGTAGGCGTAGGTCAGCTGCCAGCCGCTGATCGCGGCGGTGCCCTTGTTGTTGACGGCGACGTTGGCGGTGAAGCCGCTGCCCCAGTCGTTGGTGGTCCAGTCGACCGTGCACTGGAGGGCGGCCGCCGAGGCGGGCGCGCCGACGGCGGTGGTCAGGCCGGTGGCGAGCAGGGCGAGCGAGACACCGAGCGAGCCGGTGAGACGCCTTCCGGGCGTGCGGGGGCGCAGGGTGGGTGGTGACAAGACGGGCTCCATGGGGTGGGGGTGAGCGGGTCGTTGCCTTGCATGCCTTGCGTTCGCGAGCCGTTGCGCCCGGCGGGCGCCGGGCGCTCCCGCTTGCGGGCTGTGGGAGCGCTCCCAAGAATC
The sequence above is a segment of the Kitasatospora sp. NBC_00240 genome. Coding sequences within it:
- a CDS encoding S8 family serine peptidase, yielding MRVQRIRPTRLAVVGLTLATAGALALPAAAAAAATPAAAGTTGPLISYVVNTKANHGQVQKVEQAIGALGGTVVQSYEQIGVVIARSTDTQFAAKLRPAKGVDSVGASRTAGILQSDVETTEAATAPAAAPTDGSEPLEANQWDMRQIGVDKAHKISLGSRDVTVGVLDSGIEATHEDLAANVDASQSVSCIDGGKPNTAWQAWQPTTSDHGTHVAGTIAAAKNGKGIVGIAPNVRLASVKVVDDGGFIYPEYAICGFVWAGEHHFKVTNNSYYIDPWLFNCKNDPDQAAITTAVRRAVAFSQRNGVLNVAAAGNENIDLAHKTVDTSSPDDTTPGTRPVDQSCLSLPTELPGVIVTTSVGVNGEKSYYSSYGKGVATVAAPGGDARYQLPDTPDKNGRVLSTVTGGGYGYKQGTSMASPHTTGVVALLASTFPWADPEELTELLLNQAESHACPTVPYNPGGAGAWAATCEGGENDNGFYGAGIINAQKAVQWWR
- a CDS encoding glycoside hydrolase family 48 protein; protein product: MSPPTLRPRTPGRRLTGSLGVSLALLATGLTTAVGAPASAAALQCTVDWTTNDWGSGFTANVAVNNKGTAAISGWQLTYAYTGNQTLSGTGWNGTWSQSGKNVSVTNLSYNATIAPGGSATAGANFAYSGTNAAPTAFAVNGTTCTGAHQAPVTTLTSPAAGASYAAGAAVPITATASASDGATISRVDFYDNTTLLGSDTTAPYSYTWTGAAAGSHSVYAKAFDSTGATGESAPAGITVAAGPAVSAVPSAVSVAQGKTGTFALKLSAQPAANVTVTTARTAGNTGLSVTGGATLTFTPANWSTPQTVTLTADATGTGSATFTSTAPGHTASTVTVTELAAASGVYNDRFLQLYNKIKDPANGYFSPEGIPYHSVETLLVEAPDQGHETTSEAYSYLIWLEAQYGRVTKDWTKFNAAWTLMETYMIPTHADQPTNSFYNAAKPATYAPERPLPSDYPAQLDTSVTAGQDPIAAELSSTYGTSDIYGMHWLQDVDNVYGYGNAPGKCEAGPTDTGPSYINTYQRGAQESVWETIPQPTCDKFAYGGKNGYLDLFVKDSSYAKQWKYTDAPDADARAIQAAYWADTWAKAQGNGATVAGTVAKAGKMGDYLRYAMYDKYFKKIGNCVGPSACAAGSGKDSSHYLLSWYYAWGGASDTNAGWAWRIGDSAAHGGYQNPMAAYALVNDAALAPKSATGKTDWTTSLGRQMEFIQWLQSSEGAISGGATNSWEGSYATPPTGTPTFYGMYYDEAPVYHDPPSNQWFGFQAWGMERVAEYYYASGDTKAKAVLDKWVSWALSKTTFNADGSYQIPSTLAWTGKPDSWNATAPGANTGLHVSVVDYTKDVGVAGSYAKLLSYYAAKSGSAAAKTAAQKLLDGMWGNSQDALGIAVPETRTDYSRFADSLSVPSGWTGTMPDGDAVNSSSTFLSIRSWYKNDPSFAKVQDYLNGGPAPVFTYHRFWAQADIATAMATYGDLFNS